The genome window AATTCTAGAGCTCtattgcacaacagtgtgaacaTACTTAACACAACTGAACTCTATACTTAAAAAGTGGTTTAGACGGTAAATTTCACGtctgtgtattttaccacatCTTTAAAAAAGGGAGGCACGAACTAGTTTCCAGGTTTCATTCACATAAACCttgcaataaaatatttaccttGATGCCCAGGAGGTGAACATTCCCCTCCACACCAGCACAAAGGCAGGCAAGGACCCCCAGTGGCTTTTTCCTCATGACTGGGTGGggcaagggagagaaaaagatacCTCAAAACGAACTTGGATCTTGCGGCTCCTGGAGCAGGACACTTACCTTGTGGGCACATCAGGGTATTGAGTGCGTTGGAAAACACTTTCCAGCTCCTGCACCTGCAACGGCGTGAACTTCTTGCGCCGAATTCGTGGCTGCATGTTCTCGGGCTGCGGATCCTCCATGGCCGCCTGGGCCGGCTCCTCCAGGGGCTGCTGCAGCTGCCTAGGCCCCTGGTTTCCACCGCCGCCCTCGTGGATCATGCCGCCATAGCGGTTCATGTAATTCTCGTGGTTCACGCCGCCCTCAGGGTTCATATTACCCATGAGGCCTGGAGCTCCTTGGCCAACATGGCCTTCTACCCTTGATGCTGCCCCCAGCTCAGGTGTGGAGCTTATTTTTACCTGGTATACATTCAGGCAGTAGAACTTGGTGTCATGGACGAGCGAACGTGCCATGGCTGGAGCGCTGCGCCCCTTACACAAACCCCGTGGCGTCTGCAGCTGGAGCGGGGGGTCAGAGGGTGGAGCTAGTTCCTGTTCTCATGCTTGGTATTGGTTACAGTTGCAATCAGGGGGACTTGCTTATGCGCACAAGCAAGAGAGGGAATGGAGAGGAGTGGGGGGATGGGAAGGTGGGGGTGCGGGTGGGGGTGAGGAGTGGGGGGTTGCAGGTGGTAGTGGGAGGTGtgagtgtgggggtggggtgtgggtgggggagagggggtgcaagtggggggtgggggtgtgcacggtgagggtgggggttgcaagtgggggtggggtgtggttgGGGGGTGGGAAGCTGGGTGGGGGTGCACAATGAAGGTGGGGGTTGCAGGTGGGGATGGGGtatgggtggagggtggggggtgcacagtgagggtgggggttgtgggttgggggtgggggtacgtggtgggggtgtgggtggagggtgggggctgtGAGTGGGGGGTGCGTGGTGGGGGTAGGGGTTGTGGGTGGGGTGAGGAGTGTGGTATGGGTCGTGGGTGGGGGTGGCGGTTGAGGGTGGAATGGGGTAGCCAAAACATAGGGGCAGTGTGGAGAAGGGCCAACAGGAGGCATATATGTATGCAACATGGGGCCCCAGCTTGCAGCTTAGCTGACTACACCCTACTCGGGCCTAGTTATTACCCCGAGGAAAGCTGATTTGGGTGCTTAAGGGGGAGGTGAGATCTCACAGTGACCATAGGACTGCTTGAGCAAGTTTGGAGAATATCTCATGGCCTGACCCTCCATATTTGGCAGCCTACACGGGGCACGGGCTAGTAATTAAGCTGAAACGATTGGCTAGGGGGCTGCTTGTTCAGAGTTCCAGCAAAGGCACTGAAAGCAGAGCTGCCATGCTCTCTTCAGTGCTGGGATTGGGATCTGGGAGATAGGCATGCAGAGCATTCTGGGTGGTAAGATGTGCTCTGTAAGAAATCCCATGCACCCTTTGAGAAAGTCAACACAGAATAAACACGAGGCTGAATCTGTTAGCCTGAGACTGAATATCTTTGGCTGTGCAAGAGAAACCTGTACTCATGGCAAAATGGAGTGCTATTAGGACaagcagtaaataaataaataaatacctaaaaatcGGGGATGGTATAGGAAGAATCCTAGTAAGGGCATACCTGCCAAAAATCTCCACTCTTGGTATGGAGATTTGGGATCTATGGATGTGCAGCTTACTGGATGTGGAGCCACTTCTGCTCCGCAGAGCCTCATAACTACACAGCCTCCCTACTACTGCCCCTGTGTTTTGGCCACCCCACCCCAATAAGCCCAATCACGAAGAAAAACCCTGAagagcctggtgcagtggctcctgcactagtcccagctactcaggaggctgagatgggaggatcacttgaacccaggagtttgaggctgcggtgagctagaATCATGTggcagcactccagtctgggcaacagataGAGGCcccttttctctaaaataaataataaaataagaaataaaatgaaaatgaaagaaaggaaaatgctaGAGAGTCTGTCACGAGGAAGGGCATGGAGACGTTTTCTGAGGGTGGACAACTCATGAATCCTTAATTTTTCTAGAGATTGTGTGTGTGCTGTTAAGTGATGgtatatactttattttgttttttaaaaatattttttaaaatttttattatttttaaatgttcttttaaaaactttctgtATCTATTTACAAATATTGGTTATTTGAGGGTTTTTTGGCAGCATATATAAAGATTCAGACCCGTTGAGTCTGTAGCCTACCGAGAGAGAGCTCTGGTCTTCATGGTGATTCTGAGCATGGAAAGGCCCTTGCACTTGGCAGCATGCAGGGAACCAGTATGGCAAGACTAAGCCACTCGCCCCATTAATTGACTGCCATCCACTGGGCTAAGTGAGATCCTTGCATTCTATCCCTagtgaaaaagagagaagaagaagaagaaaaatagataataagaaaattgaaaaagagatgaagaaatgtACATTGTAGGGAGCAGGAAAGGACTACTAGTAATGGGAGGCATCAGCTAGGAGCACAGATCCGAAGCATGACTCACTGTGTGTCCTGGGACACTGGATGAATCTATCTGGTTCTTAgcttcttcacctataaaatggagataacaacaGTGTCTCGATCATTGGGTTTTCATGAGAGTTCAATGAGGCAAAGCATACGTGTAACTGAACACAGCTCTAACTGCTCGCCACTTGCAAAGTCCAATGAACAAGAATGACGTCTGGTAAAAGAAAGTGGCTTTATTCCAGAGCTAGCTGAGGGGATTAGTACAGGCTGCCTTAAGGAAGCCACTACAGCCTTTGGGGCAGAAGGCAGGAGCTTTGAAAGGGGGGCTTGGCATGAACGACATGCAGGGGAGAGGGCGATGGAGTGCGGAGTCTGTGTGACTTGCTTCGGATGTCTTATCTATCAGGTGGTCTGGCTGGCACCGTCATGGGCAGAGCTAGGTTGTAAATTGAGGCAATCTCAATTTGCCTCCTGGTAGGAGAGAGTTCTGGAGGTTCCTGGTTTGCTTTAAGGTTCAGTCTCTGTAACTTCTAAGTAAACACGTAGTTAGATAAGCTTGCTGTGTAGGGAGTGTCTGGTGGAGAGAAGGTAAAGGTTATAATGGCATTCCCAAAGAGCTAAGTAGGAGGtgtgaggaaaggaaaaaggaaaaaataattcatttgagTCTTTAAAAAAGAGGTACTTGGTTACATATagactgttttattctttttcttcaactCCAAATAGTCAATTtatcagcaaatcctgttgaCCCCACCTTAGAAACCCATTCCcaaacctttaatttttttctctgacatGCCTAAGATAATCACTGTCATCTTAAACCTGGGATAATGCATTAATGTCCTGTCTCCCTGCTTTCACCTTTTTTTCTCCTATAAACATTCTCCacccagcagccagagtgatctgaTGATGAAAATGTGAATTACACCATCGTGCCCCTGCTTATATCACTTTCATAAGGCTTGTTCTTGGGTTGGGTCCAGAGTAGGTACTTAATACATGGTAATGTTTATTACATTATCTGGTatctaagaataaaatatattaggcCAAGAAAGAAAATCGATCTGCTGAGTGAAAGACACAGTCTTCTGGCACATTTCCTGGCCCAGGGCTCATACATGCAGCAGCCAACATAGGCTTACTGACGGAAGCACATATACGTACATAGAAACGTGGTACATGTATTGTTTTCACAAGAAGATGCTCTATCTTCATTACATGCTCCCGGAGGATAAcaatcactctctctctttcccttgtgaataaaaaaatatgaaagtgaGTCAAGTAGGAAATGTGAGGCTACATGGTCTGGTCATTTGTGAAATTGTATAATTAAGCACCTCAATTAATCCTCAAAACACCTCTATGATTTAAGGATGACTGttatctccatttaaaaaattattaaaccaaGGCAAAATGAGAATAAACTGCTCACCAGATTAGCCAGCTAGCAGGTGGTGAGTGAAGCCATGATTCAGATATCCAGTCTGGTTCTAGGGTCGCTGCTCACATAAATCTGTTACATCAGGCCGTGATTTGTGGCTATTTTTGCTTAGGACGAGGGTTCCATTGGGTACCTAAGGTTTTCAAGAgtgaatcaaaaattaaaaactaaattatatttaaaataaaacatttaagtaaaCACTAGCTTTTCTGGTGCCCACATAGGGCAACAACACTCACCTAAGGTGCCTATGAGTGACTGGAGGTGAGAAAACACTGGGGTACACTGTGGAAATCTGAGATGTGGAAGAACATCGAGCTGTCACAGATGTCTCAGCTAGTCTACTGCACCCCATGATTAAAACTCTTACATGTCTCTCATGCAGCATTTGATCCAAGGCTGAAAATTGATCATGAACTGATTAGGCAAGAGAAGGAGAGGGGTGCAGACTCCAACAAAAGTCAGATGGAGGAGGCAACATTTTGGTTGAAGTCAGAGAGCGGCTGTGAGATTGCCATCCCTTGACATCTTTTTGAAAGTGAATTGTttaatcacctttttttttttttttttagctgattTCTTAGCCATCTTGCAGAAATATGAGGCAGGGGCACTTATCCATTAGATACAGTAGGTAAGGTACCTAAGCCCCATGACAGACACCCTTAGCGGCCCATGaaaatttctttcataaaatggTGCTGAAGATAATGATAGTTGCAAAGGGAAAAATAGGATAGACCAATATCATAGTACGATACCAAGCATAGGGCCTATTATTGGAAGCTATTTCCAATGCTCAGGATATTAACATCTTCTGGAGCGTCTGCAAAACACATCTTGAAGGGAGAACCATAAAGTCCTCATTCTGGCCTGCCtcttttatttaacaataaagttttatttatttctgagcaCAAGATTAcgattttatttctagaaaatgggagaaaatgtggaagaaggaggaggcagggaaaAGGTGGAAACTTGCCCAGGCCCACAGCAGGAGCCCAACACAGGGAACACTTAAGCTTGTGTAGAGTACTTGTAACCAGAAGCCCCGAGGTGGAGCACAGCAGAGCCACTGTCGCGGCCAGAGCCCATGCAGTGTAAACATTAACATTCTTGGATGCACTAAGCACTGGGCTGCGGTCTACACTTGCACTCTGAGGTGGTGGAGTCATTGCTAAAATTTTGGAGTACTTGGACTTTTCTCAAGAGGCGTTGCACTTCTTGTCCCTACCGGGGATTACCGCAGGTCGCAGCTCAGAGTCTGCGGAGGCGCGCCGTTTCATCGACAGCAGGGACTGAACCTTCAGCCCAGGAGAAGCCAAGATGGCACCGATATCGCACCCGGGGAATCGAGGACCGGGAAGAACTTAATGGTTAGTGCCTGGATGGTGCCAGGTGCTCCAGTGTACTCGGGCAAACTACCTTTTCCTGCGACAGCCGATTATCTTTGTGCAGCTTTCCGTTTGCGGCCCCTAACCTCCTCCAGCCCGCAAACCCAGGCCTCCAGTGTTCTgatctttctctttgcctttccgCCTTTCCAGATGGGATTCCTTCCGTGATCTCAGTGGCTGTATCAGGCGAAAACGAGAAGGGCAAAATACCGTCCAAATGTAAACAAGGAGCAGCcacaccagcagcagcagcagaatgCCGCGGTAGTTCGGCAGGCCCTGGCCCCAAGGACAAAGAGAAACTCCACAGTGGCAGTGGCCACGAACTCAGAAAGCCTGAGGACATTCAGCAGCTCCTCTGGCTCATCACTTTCACATTGGTGCAACTACAGGAGCTGAAGAACATTTTCCAACTCGTTCCATACCCGGACGTGTTAGGTAAGTGGCAAGCTCAGGCGGCACCCACTTTTCACGGAGCAGGGGCTGGGCTTAGGGCTTATTCTCTTTCCCCAGGCCCCTTCCAAACCTTTCTGAGCCAAAGGCTACCTAGGGGTTTCAAGGCTGCTGGGGCCTGTTTGCCCTTGAACTTCAGGGTGGAGGCAATGCCTCCTGGACATCAaggtaaatattttcaaacaacaTTTAAATGAATCAAGTGGGGAAACTCTGGCTTGATaactaggtttgtataagtagaATTTTATTGGAACCAGAACCATGATCAGGGTGAGGAGAGTAAGGCATGGTCGTGCAAGTGGATGGGCAAattctgcttttatttaaatatttgataatttgctcataatatttttgatttttcagaGTAGTGcaaaaagtgttatttttctgGAATCCTGAACTTTTTTGTGCCCCCTTACATTCAGTATGGGGGAAAATCATTCCTAAAGACAGCCTTAATCTGGATATTACAAAATAGTGTACTCGGGGAGAGGTGTTAGGGGATAAGTATTTAAAAGCAAGCTTGAAATGAACAACATAAATTTTGTTTCATCCACAACTCTAAATACTGAACATTTGTGGTTTTCTCCTTCCAGAAAGGAACCTGTAAGATGCATGAGCATGACTGAAACCAGTGTGCAGGTCACTATACCTGAAAAAACTTATTTGGCAGGGCAGCCATTCTAAAACCTGCTTCAAGACGTAGATACCATTGCCCCAGATATTCTGAAGTTTGTGTGATTTTGTTGCCTTTTCCAGGTTTGGGAAATAAGTTCATACTTTGAGTTTTTGTGAATAGAAAATGGGATAAGTAAACCTCAGCTTATGGAAATTTCCCATTATCAGAGTTGACATGATTTCAAAAAAGACCAAAGAAAATAGAACCAGACTACTTTTCTAgtttatatattaatacaattaaatatatatgtgaatagTATCAGTATGAAGTATATACAATATGttatattgtatataaatataaacaatatgcagtgtatttgcatatatgtgtgtgtgtatatacacacacacacacgtgtatatatgttAGAGAGGACATCTATGTGAAGATTATCTATAAGATGGGAATAAAAGCATTGTCTATGCCATAGAATTGAGAGGAATAAATGACAATATATGTAAATACCTAGCACAATACCTAGTCACAGAGTAAAacctcagaaatatttattactattactCTGTAATATATCCTCTCACTACAGTATAACTCATGGCATATGTGACACAACAGAAGAAGCCTGGTTAGGAGTCATACATTTGGTTCTTTTGGAgatacacactgaaatatttactgGTGAAATGATGTGATGTCTAGATGTGCATCACAAAAATCCAGGGGGAGATCCAAGTGTGTTTGAGAATTGGTTAGGGTATTCATGAAACAAGGTTGTCTATGAATAATTgttgaaactgggtaatgggtaTAAATAGGGTTCATCTTTACCATTCTCTCTGCTTTTATATATGTCTGATAGTTTGCATAATAGAAAAATTGTAATAATCAGAGTTGTAAATTCAAATGTTGACAAGGCCAGACAGGTAacataaaagaaagaagcaagcagAGTAGGGACTGTGGCAAACTGGGAAAGAATATGTGTCTTCCAAAGGGGCAGCCAGTATTCAGCTCCAGCTTAGTGTTGCTGGCTGGCAATGTTGGGCCAGGACTGccagatttttcagtttttcaagatTGGCCCCAAATTAAAATGTTGATATGAAACCTTCAGTTCTTTAAATGTTGGTAACTAACTGAAATATGTTTTATTGAAAAGTATGGGGGCCATCTAAATCAGGTCTGCAGAACAGACTCAGGCTGGAGCTGCTAGTTTGTAAACTCTGCCTAAGAAGCCAATTTTAAGCAATTTTCATTCTCTGGAGCAGTAGAATATAATTGACAGCATTTCTAAAGCCGACAATCCAAGAATGCCATTGTGCTGTCCTGCTGTTCCTTATTATAAGTCCCGTGCCCATATATGCTTTGCTCTCTGCCTTCCATCCCTGCCTGAAgtttctctatcttttttttttttttttttttgagacggagtcttgctctgtgccccaggctggagtgcagtagcacgatctcggctcactgcaaa of Macaca fascicularis isolate 582-1 chromosome X, T2T-MFA8v1.1 contains these proteins:
- the RHOXF1 gene encoding rhox homeobox family member 1, whose amino-acid sequence is MARSLVHDTKFYCLNVYQVKISSTPELGAASRVEGHVGQGAPGLMGNMNPEGGVNHENYMNRYGGMIHEGGGGNQGPRQLQQPLEEPAQAAMEDPQPENMQPRIRRKKFTPLQVQELESVFQRTQYPDVPTRRELAENLGVTEDKVRVWFKNKRARCRRYQRELMLANELLADPDNCVYIILDEP